Part of the Choloepus didactylus isolate mChoDid1 chromosome 27, mChoDid1.pri, whole genome shotgun sequence genome is shown below.
acagggcctggcacacaggtgctcaataaacatttatcagTTAGGGAAATCACCTTGCTCACTTTATAAGAGCAAACTGAGGCTGAGATTGGGAGAGGGGTCACTTCCCCGGGCCACAGGGCCAGAGGAGGCAAAGCTGGGATTCCCGCCCAGGACTGTCTCAGCCAAGCCCTGCCCCACcgcccaaccccaccccacccctcccggTTCTGGCCTCCTCGCCTCACCATTCTGACATGGCTGCAGGCTGCACCGGTCCACCCTCTTCTCACAGTTGGAGCCCTGGAAGCCGGGTGGGCAGTGGCAGACGTAGGCAGAGTCGGGGTCTGCACCCCCCACACACAAGCCACCGTTGAAGCAGGGTCCATCTGCGCAGGTCACCCCGCTCACCTCACACCGCAGCCCATAGAATCCACGGGGGCAGGCACACTTGAAGGACCCGGGGGTCTCCTGGGCAGGGGCGAGAAGGCTTTGGACAGGGTGTCCTTGGAGCAGTCTCCAAGCCCCCGCCTCAGAGTCTTGCCCATTGGGGTCTGCTCCTTGTCTGGGGCCCACCTCCCAGCATGCAGAAGCGCCCCTGGGAAGCCCTCCCCGAGAACCCCTCCTCCTCTTCATATTCCCTTGTCTGCCCGTCTAAGTAACCCACAGGGAGGAGGTCTGGGAGGTCCAGGAGCACTGATGCCCGTCTGTGCACCTTTGCCTCCCACATGCTGCCTGCCTGATCTGCCCTCCCATATTGCACCTGCAGAGCCAAATCCTCCTTCGAGGCCCTAGTTCTAAGcccgcctcctccaggaagccttcccttgATCTCCCCTCCCCAGTGCCACCCCCTGAGCTTGAAACCTGAGTGTTCTCACTGTCCCATGGTGACGGTGTCCAGGTGCCCACAGTGGACTCTACCTCATCCCCTTACACAACCAGCTTGTTCCCACTGCACACGTCTGCTCACCCTGCCACTCATCTGGTCTCCCCTCTCCAGTCACTGCCCCTCAGCCAGATCTATACGGCAGAAGACTGGCCTGGGCCcacctcctccagaaagccttctcTGATGTCTCTCCCTCCCCTAGATCCCAGATTCCTATCCCCCCTGGTCCCTCCACCTCCTCCCTTGGGCCCTGGGTTGTTCTCTAGCCCATAATGGGCAGTCAGTGGCCCCATGGGGCTCCCCCTCTCATTCCCTCCTCCACACCCTTAGGAGCTGCCCACTGGGTCTGCccttcccccaatcccatccccGTCACCTAATCTTCCTTCCAGGCCCCTTCAAGGTGCAAGCTGGACACCTCCAGGAAGCCCTACATGATGGCTTCCCCAGGCCTTCCTCCCCAGGCTGGTATCTCGTGGAGCTCCAGAGCGGGGGACCTCCCAGGATAAAAAAATatcaggatggggtgggggtgggtgataCTGACACTACAGCTGCCCCCGTTGGCACAGGGGTTCCCATCACAGGACCCGGGCCCAGGTACAAGGCATCCAGTGGTGGCAGAGGATGAGCCCCTGGGGTTGAGGCAGCTGCTGGTGGAGACAGGGACTGTGCAGAgaggcccagcccagccctccagGCATCGACACTCGTCAGGCTGCTCACAGAAGCCGTGCTCTGGGCTGCAGCCCGCCCGACATGCTGCTGTGGGGAaccaagaggcagaggaaaggagaCTAGCAACGCTGGGGAAGGCCAGGGTCAGGAGGATGGTCCCCTCTGGGCCAGAGGGTATTGTGATCCCCAGTTTACACACAGGGAGCTGAGACCCAGAAAGGTGAGGTGACTCACCCAGCTAGGAAGTGGGGAACAAGGATTTGAACCAGGGCCAGAGTGCTTGAATTGTGCTCTTGGAAGGAAGATGGGGAGGGGACTCCGGGTCCAAGcttcaaaaggggaaaatgaggGGAGGGAATCTGTGCTTGGGGAGAGACCCCTGGCCTTTCAGGGGAGATGGGATGGTCTGGGATTAGAGTAGGTCTGGGGGGATCTGGATTAGTCTGGAGTCCTAGGGGCCTCAGCCGGTCTCTGAAACTTGGGGAGGGGTCTGAGGGGACCTTGGGTAGAGGTCTAGGGGTTCCCAGACTTCAAAAAGTGATGAGATCTGGTCAGCAACAGAAGGGAGGGAAGATGGAGGATCCcttgtggggggtgggtgggaaggagtTTCTAAGGCTCCTGGGTGAAGTAGGGAGGGCCCCCAAATTTGGAGAGCTGTGGGGGTCATTTGGAACGGGGTGTGGCTGTGGGTTAGGGAGGAACTGGGGGCTACTAGCATGCGAAATGGGTTGGGCTTCTTATTTGGGGCTGACCAGAGTGCTAGGAAGAAGGAATGGGACTGGGGTACCCAGCAGGGCTGGGGAGAGGTctgggggcctcagtttccctaacgGTGGTAGCTAGATGGTGGGAGGGGGCTGAGGActgaggagaggaaggaaagggcCCAGGGTCCCCAGTCCCTTATCACACGCTGGGTTGGGGGAGGGACCGGGAGCCCCGGCTGAGATGAGGTGGGGTTGACAGGACTCACGCGGTGCAGTACACTCGTCCTCGACGGGCGCGCAGGGGCGCAGTCCCGGGCCGCACCGCGCGGGGGCACTGCGCGAGCGGCAGAGACGCGTGCACGCGGCCCCGACGGCGGGCGGCTCGCAGCGCGCGCGGTACGAGAAGCGCAGCTCCCAGGCGCCTGCGCGCTGCACGTCCCGGGCCCACGGTGCCCCGGCAGCCAGGCGCCGCCAGCCGGCCACGCGCCCCAGCAGGCTCCAGCCGGGCCCTGCGGGGACAGGGAAGGGCGCTGGGAGGGGCCGCGGCCCGAATCAAGTCTCTAGATGAGGACGGGGCGCTCAGGCTCGGGCTCCAGCCCCGTGGTGAGGCCCAAACACCCCTTATCGAGCCCTGGGGTCCTTTGATATCTCGACCACGTCTAACATAACGATGGTAACATCTACCATAGAAGTCATAATACCCCCAGATTTCAGATCAGAATTTTTGTATATGAAAGTAGTGATGGCACCCCTAATTGCTAGATCATAAATTATCCCTATAAATATCCTGTGGCATTTGATATTTCAATATGGCCAAGGCACAATAATAGGTCACATCCCATATTGTACCTCAGGATCTTCCTACATCAGATGGTGACAGAGACCCCAGTTCCTAGGCCATAAATTACCCATATTGAGATATCAGCAAAGTGACAGTTTTTCCACAAGGCTGCCACACCCTAGCATTGTGCTGTGGGAGCTTTCTGTATCAAAATGGTGATAGAATCCCCCACTGCCAGGCCTTACAAAGCACCGGAGtcgctcccccaccccaccactccACCCCCGCCCCAAGTAAAGCTAAGAACACTCCACATCTCTACCTGAAACCTTTGCTGAGAATTCTCCCTGGTGGAGCTGCAAGTTCCCATGGGGCTCCCTGAGACCTCTACATGGACAGTGACAGAGCCTTCCGTAGAAAGACCAGAAGTCACTCAATAATATTGACCCTGGGCTCTCAAAATCGCAATGACAGAAGCCACCAGAGCTGAGCTGTGAAGTGCTATATCCTATTCTGATGGCTTCAATTccaagataataaatgaatttcccccaccccacccagaaccaggaccaggacATTTCTGTATTGAGATGCCAAGTGCCCTGGAGGTGTCAGCATCTAGCACCACCCTCCAGGATCTGTGATGGGACATCATAGGTCCAGTGATCCTGGAACGCCGCATCCTACATGCCTAGGGCCACAGGCACCCCGTGTTACCATCCTGGACCCCACGTCAGGCTCCAACTCCCAGGACCTCTGGCATCTCACACCACAGTCCCAAGACTAGACACTCACCTCCTATCTGCTCTCCCAACTCCTCTCTCCAGGTTTCGATGATAAGGGAGAAGGTGCCCTGGGTGGgttggggaaggggaagaggaaagaataaaaggtGATGGTCAGGGTGGGAACTCGGTGAAGGCCTGAGTTAAGGGGTAAAGAGTGAAGGCCAGCTCTGGGTACTGGGTAGGCAAAGGATAATTCCCAGATGGACCAGTCCAAGGAAGGAATGGCATGTTGGATttctttattgagcacttaatatgTGCAAAGCCCTTTACTCAAGATACTTGGTTGAATTCCTCACATGAGATCCTTTGTGGTAACATGatgaccccattttacagatgggaaaagtgAGGCTGGGAAAGGGAATCTTGTCGCCCAAAATGACAAGAGTAGAATTCAAATATAGGTCTGTTCACCTCTGTGCTTTGGGGTTGTGGGGGTAGGAGAACAGGATTTTGGAGATGAAGGGGTTGTGAATAGGGGCCCCAATTGGAAAGACTGAGAAGGGATAAGGTGAGAGgagattggggggggggtgtccccAAAACACAGTGGGAGTCCCCTAGGCACAAAGAGTTGGATAAAGATGAGGATACCAGAATTTAGAAATCCCCAAGGAGCAGAGAATTTAGGGTTTCAGAAGGTGGGTCTGGGGTTCTGGGAATTTGGGTTCTCAATGTGCCCTGCTGGGGCAGAGCTTTTGAGGTACCTAGAGAGAAAAGTTGGGTTCAGAAATTTGCGATTCTCAGTGGGCATTTAGGGTTTAGGAATCTGGAAACAGAGTTTCCAGATGGTAAAGTCTGGGGATTTGGGGGCCCCAAGGAGCAGACTGGAGGGCAGAAGGGAGTCACATTTGCGTCTCACCGGCCAGGCGTCCCGGAAGGGCACGCTCAGGAGGCCATCGGGCAGCGGCAGGTCAGGCACGGGCGCTCCAGGCTGCTCGGTGTAGACGGGTCCTCGCGCGCTCAGCGCAGCGCCCAGGGAGCAAGGGGACTCCGCGGCCTCCTCGGAAACCCCCGGCTTCAGGCAGACGCGGAAAAAGAGACGGCAGAGTCCCCGGGAGCTGCATGGTGACCGCGAGGTCCCTGGACCCGGGCCCGGCCCAAAAGAATGGATCTGCAGCTCGAAGACGCCGGCCGGCTGTGCCTGGAGCGGAAAGTTTCCCAGGATAAGGGGCTGTGTGGGACCCAGGCGCCTCGTGCTCCCCGcgtccctcccacccccaggaccCCCGGGTCGCCTCCCTCACCCCCGAATCCTTCCCCTCCCACTCCGTCTCCCGCGGGTCTCTGACCTGGGGGAGAAGAAGGAGCATGAGGAGCACCGTCTGCGACAGGAGCCAGGGCATCCGCGGGGCGACCATGGCCTTTCGGGGTCTCGGGAGCCGCAGCTGCTGGCTCCGGAGTCTTATATCCGAGGGGGCGACCCCGCCCCCTCAGGCAGCCGGGTCTCCGGGGGACACAAAGGGAGGGGTTCGCAGGGGAAGGGGCTCGTGCAGGAGCAGCCGTGGACGTCTGCGTGCTCGCGGGCACCGGCGACGTCGTGAGTGTGTGATCCTGCGAGAGGGTGCGGTTGGTTGTGGGTGCCACTTTGTATGTGGCTGAGGACTGGGGGGAGAGTTATGCCTGTGGGTGAGGTTCTAAATGATGTGAAGATTCTGTGAGTGTATGCGTGTGTGATGTGGACGAGAGCTACTCGGGGATGTACCTGactgctgttgtgtgtctgtaTGAGATTGGGTATGGTTAAGGCTGTTTGTGAGGTTGTAAATAATTCTAAGATTGTGTTTGTGGGTGCGTGCACACACATGGGAAACTGGGGGACTTCATGATTGACATTTTAAGTTTGTGTGGCATGGGGATGCTTCTCGGTGTATATGTGTTTTTCTGAGATCTTGAACCACTGTCTGTAGTTGTTTGAACCTGTGACTTTGTGGTCTGTGCgactgtgtgtgtttgcatgtgtcaTAGAGGCTGTGTAAGGTCGTGATCGGCTGAGGGATTCGTGTGACCGAGCCTGGGTGTGCATTTATCATGGGAGGCCTGGTGGGAGGTTCGGAGGTGTAGCTGTGTGTGGTTATGAGGAAGATCTGGGGTTCTTTGTGGACccctgtgtgcgtgtgtgtgctcGTGTGCGTTCtaccccccttcccaccccaagACAAAGCCACTTTCTCCACCCATATAGCGGACGCTTCAGACGCCAGGGCAAAGGGGCCCCCCCGCCTCCGAGGGGCTCCCAGCTGTATGTAAATGCCGCCATCTGCCGGGCGGCCGCGCCCCGCCCCCTGGGCCGCAGCTGGGCTGCCCGTTTGGCCTCCGGAAGGTGTGAGGAGCAAATGGGCAGGAAATTCAGTCCTCCTGTATCAGGGGCGCCTGCCCCATCCCAAGATGAAATGGGGACACCCCTGGGCCCTCCAGAAGCCCCTTAGTATTCTAGGACCAAGGCCAGGAATGCAAGTCTGGAGCAGATGTCCCAACCCTCTGGTCATAATCACCCCCTGAGTAaatgtgtggattttttttttttttccttttccaaacttaacaaaacaaacaaacaaaaagaaaaagacacaaacaaaaacccacaacaaaaaCACCACAGGCTAAtgattacaggaaaaaaaataggttccattgatatacatatttttcttttccaggacTAAGATAGGGTGATCAATAAAGCATCACCCACTACAGCCAGgaatacagtaggtgctcagtaaattttgaatgaatgaaataactaATGCCACTCTAaaggttttttttccttattcctgaGGACACTGGAGAGACGGGAATGTTCTGAGTAGGGAAGGACATGACTGGATGTGCAGAACACCCCAGGCCCCTTTGCCCAATTCTTCCCTCTGCATATTATACTCTTTCCTCTCCCTGCTTTAATTCCCCCATTTTCACCATTCACACTTcacctcctctaggaagccttccTTATtacctccccaccctcacccaccaCCCACCGGAAGGGATCAGACacctcctctgtgctcccacagCCCTGATCACACTCTGCTTGTGTTCCCCATCCCAGCCCTGACCTCTTTAGCCTATAGGGTCTAACGCACAAATTGGACcatgctacacacacacacacatacccttcTAGACCCTTCCATGGCTTCCCAGTGCCCTCAAACTCTACTCCAAGCTTCTAAGGCTAATATTTGAGGACATCCCTCTACACTATCTTTACTCAGACAGGTTCCGTGTCCCAAA
Proteins encoded:
- the DLL3 gene encoding delta-like protein 3 isoform X1, coding for MVAPRMPWLLSQTVLLMLLLLPQAQPAGVFELQIHSFGPGPGPGTSRSPCSSRGLCRLFFRVCLKPGVSEEAAESPCSLGAALSARGPVYTEQPGAPVPDLPLPDGLLSVPFRDAWPGTFSLIIETWREELGEQIGGPGWSLLGRVAGWRRLAAGAPWARDVQRAGAWELRFSYRARCEPPAVGAACTRLCRSRSAPARCGPGLRPCAPVEDECTAPPACRAGCSPEHGFCEQPDECRCLEGWAGPLCTVPVSTSSCLNPRGSSSATTGCLVPGPGSCDGNPCANGGSCSETPGSFKCACPRGFYGLRCEVSGVTCADGPCFNGGLCVGGADPDSAYVCHCPPGFQGSNCEKRVDRCSLQPCQNGGLCLDLGHALRCRCRAGFAGPRCEHDLDDCAGRACANGGTCLEGGGARRCSCALGFGGRDCRERADPCAARPCAHGGRCYAHFSGVVCACAPGYMGARCEFAVHPEGTNEGADALPAAPPGPRQAPQHFLLPPALGLLVAAGLAGAVLLLVHVRRRGSGRDIGSRLLAGTPEPPAHVHSDALNNLRTQEGSGDGASLSADADWNCPEDGDSRAIYIISAPSIYAREA
- the DLL3 gene encoding delta-like protein 3 isoform X3, translated to MVAPRMPWLLSQTVLLMLLLLPQAQPAGVFELQIHSFGPGPGPGTSRSPCSSRGLCRLFFRVCLKPGVSEEAAESPCSLGAALSARGPVYTEQPGAPVPDLPLPDGLLSVPFRDAWPGTFSLIIETWREELGEQIGGPGWSLLGRVAGWRRLAAGAPWARDVQRAGAWELRFSYRARCEPPAVGAACTRLCRSRSAPARCGPGLRPCAPVEDECTAPPACRAGCSPEHGFCEQPDECRCLEGWAGPLCTVPVSTSSCLNPRGSSSATTGCLVPGPGSCDGNPCANGGSCSETPGSFKCACPRGFYGLRCEVSGVTCADGPCFNGGLCVGGADPDSAYVCHCPPGFQGSNCEKRVDRCSLQPCQNGGLCLDLGHALRCRCRAGFAGPRCEHDLDDCAGRACANGGTCLEGGGARRCSCALGFGGRDCRERADPCAARPCAHGGRCYAHFSGVVCACAPGYMGARCEFAVHPEGTNEGADALPAAPPGPRQAPQHFLLPPALGLLVAAGLAGAVLLLVHVRRRGSGRDIGSRLLAGTPEPPAHVHSDALNNLRTQEGSGDGARPDLPVLHNRAWMFLGGAQCLLQIL
- the DLL3 gene encoding delta-like protein 3 isoform X2, encoding MVAPRMPWLLSQTVLLMLLLLPQAQPAGVFELQIHSFGPGPGPGTSRSPCSSRGLCRLFFRVCLKPGVSEEAAESPCSLGAALSARGPVYTEQPGAPVPDLPLPDGLLSVPFRDAWPGTFSLIIETWREELGEQIGGPGWSLLGRVAGWRRLAAGAPWARDVQRAGAWELRFSYRARCEPPAVGAACTRLCRSRSAPARCGPGLRPCAPVEDECTAPPCRAGCSPEHGFCEQPDECRCLEGWAGPLCTVPVSTSSCLNPRGSSSATTGCLVPGPGSCDGNPCANGGSCSETPGSFKCACPRGFYGLRCEVSGVTCADGPCFNGGLCVGGADPDSAYVCHCPPGFQGSNCEKRVDRCSLQPCQNGGLCLDLGHALRCRCRAGFAGPRCEHDLDDCAGRACANGGTCLEGGGARRCSCALGFGGRDCRERADPCAARPCAHGGRCYAHFSGVVCACAPGYMGARCEFAVHPEGTNEGADALPAAPPGPRQAPQHFLLPPALGLLVAAGLAGAVLLLVHVRRRGSGRDIGSRLLAGTPEPPAHVHSDALNNLRTQEGSGDGASLSADADWNCPEDGDSRAIYIISAPSIYAREA